The DNA sequence ATAATTTTGAATTGATAAAAAAAATAAAATTGTAAGTAAATTTTTTTTCATATTATTCATATCTAAGAGATTCTATTGGATCTTTTTCTGCAGCTTTTTTTGCCGGATATAATCCAAATCCTACGCCAACAGCCATCGAAACGAAAAATGCAACAACAACTGAATATGGTGTAATTAAAGTACGCCAGCCGGCATATTTTGTAATTATAGATGTTAAAATAAATCCTATTATTGTTCCAATATTTCCACCAATTAAACTAATAATTAATGCTTCATACATAAATTGATAAAGAATATTAGTTTGTGTTGCCCCAACAGCTCTTCTAATTCCAATTTCTTTTGTTCGCTCTAAAATATTTGCAAGCATAATATTCATAATTCCAATACCGCCAACCAGTAAAGAAATTCCGGCAATTGCTCCCATTACAACATTAAAAATTGATTGTGTTTTTTGTTTTTGTTCAATAATAGCTTCGGGAATAATTATTTGAAAATCTTCAACACCGTAATGTTTTCTGAGCAAAATTCGTTTAATTAATGAAGCGGTTTCAAATATTTGATTATCTTCAAAAACTTTTATTGTTAATTGATCTATTGAAATTCTATCAACAGCGTTTGCCACATTGTTTCTGCTGTTTCTCTGGTTTTCTTCCGAAACTTTATTTTTCGGCATTTTATAAAACATAGTTGAAATTGGAATATAAATATCATCATTAAAATTTCTAATTTCTGATGAGGTTTCACCTCCGTCTTTTTTAGAAGAGATTACTCCGATTACCGTAAACCAACCATATCCTATTTTTATTTTTTTATTTATCGGATTTTCATAATTAAATAATTTATCTTTTATTCCGGCTCCTAAAACGCAAACATTTTTATAATTATCATTGTGATATTTATTGAAAAATTTTCCTTCACTTAATTTCGAATTAAATGTTAAATAGTAATTTGGAGTTGTTCCAATAATTTTAGTTTCTATAATTTTTGATTTATAACCGGCTTTCTCAGTATTTTCTCTTTGCACGGTAATTGATTTTATATATGGGCAAATCTGAAGAATTGCTTCGGAATCTTTAAGGGTTAATCCCGATGAGAAAAAAGCTTTTTTATTTTCTTCTTCTGTTATTGAATTTTTTTTAACAATAATATTATTAGAGCCAAGCAATTCAATTTGCTCTAAAGTTTCTTGTCGTGCTCCTTCACCAATTGAAACCATTGAAATTACTGAAGCAACTCCAAATATTATCCCGAGCATTGTAAGAAAAGTTCTAAGTTTGTTTGAATTTAATCCTTCTAGACTTATCCTTATTAAATCTTTCTTTTTCATAATTATTGAATAATAATAGATCGGAACGATTTTGACTTTGAAGGGGCAGACGGAGTTTCTGTTTTTTCCGGAGCTTCTGTTACCGAAGGATCATCTATTTCACTATTGGGATTTCTAAGTGCAACAAAATCTCCAATATTCAATCCTTCTTCAATAACGATAAAATCTTCGCTTTTTATTCCAATTTTTACTTCTGTTTCTTCAAAACCGGAGCCATTCTTTTTATAAACCAAAAATTTATTATCTTCATTAAATATTGCTTCATGAGGTACAAAAAATTTATTGGGAGTTTCATTAACAATTATTTGATTACTGGTTGTCATACCTGGCTTAAGAATTTCTGAAATACCATCAATATCAACATGAACATCAAAAACTTTAATATCCGAATCATAATTTTTATTCTTTCCTAATTTAGCAATGCTCGAAATTTTTCCAATAAAGATACTATCTTGAAATGCGTCAAGTTTTACAATAACTTTTTGACCAACACTTACTTTACTTACATCAACTTCATTAACATAGGTTTCGCTTTCCATTGCAGAAAGATCCGGCAAAGTTATAATTACTTGTCCGGGCCACGGCTGATCACCAATTTGAAATTTTTGCCCGTTGTTAGCCCAATTTTCTCCATACACTACTAAACCTTCCGCAGAAGCTGTTAAAGTTAGTTCATCCAAATCCTTTTGGGCTTTTTCTAAATCATTTCTTTTTTGCCTAACTTCAACATTCGTATTGTTGAGCTCAGATTGTTGAATTATTTTTTTCGATTCAAAATCCTTCTTTGATTGTTCATATTGCAATACATTTTTTTGATGCTGCAATTCCGCTTCTCTTTGTTTAGTTTGAGCTTCAAATTTCATTTGGGCTAAATTTAATTGAGATAATTCAAAACTTAGCTGTGAACCTTTTAATTGAGATTCAGTTTGAGCAATATCAGAAGCCTGATTTGCCAAAAGTTTTTCTTTATTTGATATTGCAATTTCAAGTTGAGCTTCTGCTTCTTTTAATTTTGTTACTGCTTCTGTTGGATCAAACTTCGCAACAACATCACCGGATTTTATATATGTACCTTCCGGAATTAGAAATACAATTTTTAAACTGCTTCTTACTCTTGGCGCGGATATTGAAATTGAATTTTTTGCTTTAATTTCTCCACTTTCCGTTACAGAAATTCTAAACACATCATTTTTAACTTTATATACTGGAATACTCTTTTCAGCCGTGGTTCTACCAAATAAAATAAAGTATGAAAAAATTATTAGTATAATAGCAATTAACGGAAGAGAGAAATTCTTTTTGAAAAATATAGGAAGTTTTGTATTGCTAACAAATTTAAGGTATTTGTTATTTATCTGATTTACTTTTTCAATAATTTTGGAAATAAATTTGAGGGTTTTACTTTCTTTATTATTCATGATTTATAAAAGTTATTTTCACAAATAATATTATTAAATATATTTTCTAAAATAAAGTCATTTTAATTTAAACTATATAAAATGATTTATCTAAAGAAAACTATTTTAATCAGATTTATTAATAATTGAAAAGTCTATTTTATAAACTTAAACTCAAATCTTCTATTTTTAGCTTTTCCTTCGTCTGTTAAATTGCTCGAAATCGGAAATCTTTCGCCAAAACCAATTGTATTAATTTTGGCTTCGCTAATCCCATTTTCTACTAAATATTTTTTTATTAATTCTGCTTTAGCTAATGATGTTTTTTTATTGTTTTCATCTTTTCCAACATCATCTGTGTGAGCATGAATTTCTAAAATTAATTCCTCGTGATTTCTAAGATAATTTCCAATTTCATTCAATTGAATTTTTGAATTATCAGAAAGATTACTCATTTCAAAATCATTGTTTAATTGCTCAATTGTAAAAGATATGTCATTCTTTAATGCGTTTTCAATTTTTTCTAAAATTTCTGAATTTTTTATTTCACCAATTGGTTTTTCAATTTCACTTTCTTTATCTGAAATTATTTCAGCTACATTTTCACTTTTCAGTACAATTGAATTTGTTAAATTGTTCGTTTCGTTACATCCTTTGCAGAAAATAAAACAAACAATTAAAATTAGCACTGCAAGTAAAAACCAAATCCATAATTTTCCGCAGCCGCCTTTTTTCTCTATAATCGTCTGGGGAATTTCTCCCGCTATTTTTTCAATTTTAGGTTGTTCAATTTTTTCTAACTTTATTTCCTCCGAAACTTTTTTTTGTTCAGATTTTAAATCTGCAACTAAATCTAATTCTTCAATTTTATTTTCAATAATGTTATCAACTTTATTTTCTGTAAATAGTTTTGCAGCAGAAAACCAAACTCCGTTGATTTCAGTTGCACCAATTCCAATAATTGAATTTTCACCACGCACCCATTCATAATCTTTTTCCATTTCATTTACAGAATTATAGTAACAGCTTCTTGCAATTTCTTGTTTGTTTCCGGCTATTAGACAAAAGAAATATTTGTTATCATTGGTTTGTGTTTTTAACCATCTTTCATCAAGAAGAGAATTTCTGTGGATGGAACTTATGCCGTTATTTCTGGCAATTTCAGAAGTGTAACTTTGTGATCTTAGATATGTTTTTCCATCGGAATTTAAAGCAAAATAAAATTTGTTGTTTTTTTCAAATTTGAAAAAATCGTTTTCACCTTTGTATTCTTCGCATAATAAATATTCATCAAAAGAACGCAGAGAATTCTGTGGAATTTCATTCTTTTCTTCCATTTTGGGGAATCTCTCTTAATTTTAAAAATATTGATTAATATCAAAAGCATGTTATTATCAAATAACAATTATCGCTTTTAATGAAAATCCCCCTAACTTTACTTTATTTATCTACAAATTAGTAATTAAAAGAATTATTAAATTTTTGCAAGAAGAATAAAGAAATTTTCCGATGCGAAGTTACAAAAATTCGGATAAAAAAGTATTACTTTAATAAGAAAATATATGACTTTTAAACGGACCTAACTCAATAAATAATCCTTCATTTATTACTTCTTCCGTTTTTCTAAAATATGTCTTATAGTTTAAGATATCTTTAAGTTTAAATTTTGTTGGATAATTATTTAAACTCATCTCAATTCTACATTGTGAAACAACTTTGGAAAAATTTATTACTACTAATCTTTTTCTTTCTTCAAGATTAATTTTCCAAGCAAGTATATTATTGTAAGTATTATTTGATACCCAAGATGGTATTGGATTTAGCAATTCCCAATTTCCATATTTAAAAACATCTGAAGATGTAATTCTCAAAAGTTTTTCGTAAAACTCTAATAAATTAGGATTCTCTTTTTCAATCGGCTCTCTGCCAAGTTGAACGGGTAGTTTGATTTTTTTTCCTTCAATTTGTCCGTCGTGAATAAAAGTCATTCCCGGTATTGTGTTTATTATTATTGCGGCAGCTTTCGATTTTTCAATTCCCAATAAAGTAATGGCTCTTTCTTCATCGTGATTTTCAATAAATCTAACAGACTTTTCTTGAAAATTTTTCTCAGCCATTAAATGTGCTTTTATTTCGCTCACATTTTCAACTCTTATTCTATCTAACAATCTTTTATCATAAGTAAAATCAAATCCTAATTTCTGAAGTTCCCATTCAAGATCCCAATAAGATTCACCAATAAAAATAAAATTATCATTCAACTGTTTTATTTCTTTAATGCAAATTTCCCAAAATTCATTTTTAGGTCTTTGATAATTTCTGTTTGATAAAACTCCGCTCCAAGTATTTTCAAATACATTATTCAACGAAAGCATTGCCATATCGCACCTAACTCCATCGCACAAATTCATAAGTTCTTTTAAAATATCAATCATATATCTTCTTGCATTTTCATCAAAATAATTAACTTGAATTGTGTCTTGCCAAGCTGGAAAAAATGGATCTCTTCCGTGAGCAAATATTTTTGAATTTTTTGATTTGAAAAATGTATATGAATTTCTTTGCAAAAAATCTTCGTTGGCAGATAAAAATAATTCGGGATTTTTTTCGATAAGTGAACTATGCGCGCTAAAATGATTTGAAACAAAATCAAGAATTAATTTAATTCCTAACGAATTTAAATAATTCTTCAATTCTATAATTTCTTCAGAAGTTCCAATTGATGGATTTATTTCATAACAATCAATTGAGTACGGCGAACCAATTACATCTTTTTCGCTCCAATCTTTTAGAGCTTTTCCGTAATCACCAACTAAACCGGGCTCAAAACAATATTCTTTTATTACGCTTTCATTTGTGCGCCAAACGCCCATAAGCCAAATATAATTGAAGCCTTTTAAATATAAATCATACCAATATTCTTGCGGAATATCTTTTAAAGTTGCTCTCTTTGTGCCGTCATCAAATCTCCTTAACCAAACTCTCGTGTTAATTTCATAAATATTTGATTTCTTATTCATTGTCTCAACTCTTAAAAAGTGAAGTTTTTTCTTTTCTTAATTCATCATTTTCTTTCATGATATTAATTACTTCGGGATCGTTTCCAAGATTTTCGATTTTCATATC is a window from the Ignavibacteriota bacterium genome containing:
- a CDS encoding OmpA family protein yields the protein MEEKNEIPQNSLRSFDEYLLCEEYKGENDFFKFEKNNKFYFALNSDGKTYLRSQSYTSEIARNNGISSIHRNSLLDERWLKTQTNDNKYFFCLIAGNKQEIARSCYYNSVNEMEKDYEWVRGENSIIGIGATEINGVWFSAAKLFTENKVDNIIENKIEELDLVADLKSEQKKVSEEIKLEKIEQPKIEKIAGEIPQTIIEKKGGCGKLWIWFLLAVLILIVCFIFCKGCNETNNLTNSIVLKSENVAEIISDKESEIEKPIGEIKNSEILEKIENALKNDISFTIEQLNNDFEMSNLSDNSKIQLNEIGNYLRNHEELILEIHAHTDDVGKDENNKKTSLAKAELIKKYLVENGISEAKINTIGFGERFPISSNLTDEGKAKNRRFEFKFIK
- a CDS encoding efflux RND transporter periplasmic adaptor subunit, whose amino-acid sequence is MNNKESKTLKFISKIIEKVNQINNKYLKFVSNTKLPIFFKKNFSLPLIAIILIIFSYFILFGRTTAEKSIPVYKVKNDVFRISVTESGEIKAKNSISISAPRVRSSLKIVFLIPEGTYIKSGDVVAKFDPTEAVTKLKEAEAQLEIAISNKEKLLANQASDIAQTESQLKGSQLSFELSQLNLAQMKFEAQTKQREAELQHQKNVLQYEQSKKDFESKKIIQQSELNNTNVEVRQKRNDLEKAQKDLDELTLTASAEGLVVYGENWANNGQKFQIGDQPWPGQVIITLPDLSAMESETYVNEVDVSKVSVGQKVIVKLDAFQDSIFIGKISSIAKLGKNKNYDSDIKVFDVHVDIDGISEILKPGMTTSNQIIVNETPNKFFVPHEAIFNEDNKFLVYKKNGSGFEETEVKIGIKSEDFIVIEEGLNIGDFVALRNPNSEIDDPSVTEAPEKTETPSAPSKSKSFRSIIIQ
- a CDS encoding glycosidase; the protein is MNKKSNIYEINTRVWLRRFDDGTKRATLKDIPQEYWYDLYLKGFNYIWLMGVWRTNESVIKEYCFEPGLVGDYGKALKDWSEKDVIGSPYSIDCYEINPSIGTSEEIIELKNYLNSLGIKLILDFVSNHFSAHSSLIEKNPELFLSANEDFLQRNSYTFFKSKNSKIFAHGRDPFFPAWQDTIQVNYFDENARRYMIDILKELMNLCDGVRCDMAMLSLNNVFENTWSGVLSNRNYQRPKNEFWEICIKEIKQLNDNFIFIGESYWDLEWELQKLGFDFTYDKRLLDRIRVENVSEIKAHLMAEKNFQEKSVRFIENHDEERAITLLGIEKSKAAAIIINTIPGMTFIHDGQIEGKKIKLPVQLGREPIEKENPNLLEFYEKLLRITSSDVFKYGNWELLNPIPSWVSNNTYNNILAWKINLEERKRLVVINFSKVVSQCRIEMSLNNYPTKFKLKDILNYKTYFRKTEEVINEGLFIELGPFKSHIFSY
- a CDS encoding ABC transporter permease, yielding MKKKDLIRISLEGLNSNKLRTFLTMLGIIFGVASVISMVSIGEGARQETLEQIELLGSNNIIVKKNSITEEENKKAFFSSGLTLKDSEAILQICPYIKSITVQRENTEKAGYKSKIIETKIIGTTPNYYLTFNSKLSEGKFFNKYHNDNYKNVCVLGAGIKDKLFNYENPINKKIKIGYGWFTVIGVISSKKDGGETSSEIRNFNDDIYIPISTMFYKMPKNKVSEENQRNSRNNVANAVDRISIDQLTIKVFEDNQIFETASLIKRILLRKHYGVEDFQIIIPEAIIEQKQKTQSIFNVVMGAIAGISLLVGGIGIMNIMLANILERTKEIGIRRAVGATQTNILYQFMYEALIISLIGGNIGTIIGFILTSIITKYAGWRTLITPYSVVVAFFVSMAVGVGFGLYPAKKAAEKDPIESLRYE